One window of the Bacillota bacterium genome contains the following:
- a CDS encoding adenylosuccinate synthase — protein sequence MPALAVVGAQWGDEGKGKVVAYLAGRADVVARYGGGANAGHTVVLEGQEFRLHQVPSGILFGRTPVVGNGAVIDPPRLLEEMADLERRGVDTSRLRLSDRAHVVMPYHHLLDHLQEQARGLRAIGTTGLGIGPAYTDKAGRDGIRLAELLDRRALAARLGDILPRKNRLLEQLYGQPPLDLDELVERYGAYGEKLRPMVTDTARLLREALDRGQRVLLEGAQGTLLDLDFGTYPYVTSSFTTAAGAPQGLGIPPWLVRGAVGVMKAYATRVGHGPFPTEQPNRIGDYLRERGREYGTTTGRPRRCGWLDLVVVRWAVEVGGLTGLAVTLLDVLSGLDEVKIGVAYRTPGGERIDRFPARLDVLEGCEAEYETLPGWREEIRVCRRFEELPQNARRYLARIEELTGVPVQIVSVGRSAEETIERADPFASLSFSQAG from the coding sequence ATGCCGGCGCTGGCAGTCGTTGGTGCGCAGTGGGGCGATGAGGGCAAGGGCAAGGTGGTGGCGTACCTTGCCGGCCGTGCCGACGTGGTCGCACGGTATGGCGGCGGAGCCAACGCCGGCCACACCGTCGTGCTGGAGGGCCAGGAGTTCCGGCTTCACCAGGTGCCGTCCGGGATTCTCTTCGGGAGAACGCCGGTGGTGGGCAACGGCGCCGTCATCGACCCGCCGCGGCTGCTCGAAGAAATGGCCGACCTCGAGCGGCGCGGCGTCGACACGAGCCGCCTGCGCCTGAGTGACCGCGCGCACGTCGTCATGCCCTACCATCACCTGCTGGACCACCTCCAGGAACAGGCCAGGGGCCTGCGCGCCATCGGCACGACGGGACTCGGGATCGGGCCGGCCTACACCGACAAGGCCGGGCGAGACGGGATCCGCCTGGCGGAGCTGCTTGACCGCAGGGCGCTGGCGGCGCGCCTTGGCGACATCCTGCCGCGCAAGAACCGCTTGCTGGAGCAGCTCTACGGCCAGCCCCCCCTTGACCTCGACGAACTGGTCGAGCGGTACGGGGCGTACGGCGAGAAGCTGCGGCCGATGGTAACGGACACGGCGCGCCTGCTCCGGGAGGCGCTGGACAGGGGGCAGCGGGTGCTGCTCGAAGGCGCGCAGGGGACCCTGCTCGACCTGGACTTCGGCACCTATCCCTACGTGACCTCGTCGTTCACCACGGCGGCGGGGGCGCCCCAAGGGCTCGGAATCCCGCCGTGGCTGGTTCGAGGCGCGGTGGGGGTCATGAAGGCCTATGCGACCCGGGTGGGCCACGGGCCGTTCCCCACGGAGCAGCCCAACCGCATCGGCGACTACCTGCGCGAGCGGGGGCGGGAGTACGGGACAACCACCGGCCGGCCGCGGCGCTGCGGGTGGCTTGACCTGGTGGTGGTGCGTTGGGCCGTCGAGGTCGGCGGGCTCACGGGCCTGGCGGTCACGCTGCTGGACGTGCTGAGCGGCCTCGACGAGGTGAAGATCGGCGTGGCCTACCGCACGCCCGGCGGCGAGCGCATCGACCGCTTCCCGGCGCGCCTCGACGTGCTGGAAGGCTGCGAGGCCGAGTACGAGACGCTCCCGGGCTGGCGAGAGGAGATCCGGGTCTGCCGCCGCTTCGAGGAACTGCCGCAAAACGCCCGCCGATACCTTGCCCGCATCGAGGAACTCACCGGGGTTCCCGTGCAGATCGTCTCGGTGGGGCGTTCGGCAGAGGAGACCATCGAGCGCGCCGACCCCTTCGCCAGCCTCTCTTTCAGCCAGGCAGGGTGA
- a CDS encoding thymidine kinase, whose translation MPERPGRLAVVCGPMFSGKSTELLRRVRRSQRARVPVVLFKPALDTRSATVRSHDGLEVDAVAVATASQVLEAQRLIPPGGLVAVDEAQFLEGLVPVAQQLLLAGYSVVVAGLDLDYRGMPFGDMPVLLALADEVVKLSAVCVKCGRDATRTQRLVGGEPAGLGELVVIGGADSYEPRCLACWVNPADVKAGHEKRTAAGQNPAGSLRGQVTLPG comes from the coding sequence ATGCCAGAACGGCCAGGAAGGCTCGCTGTCGTCTGCGGCCCTATGTTCAGCGGTAAGTCCACCGAACTCCTGCGCCGGGTGCGCCGTTCGCAGCGCGCCCGGGTTCCCGTCGTTTTGTTCAAGCCGGCGCTCGACACCCGCTCGGCCACGGTCAGGAGCCACGACGGCCTGGAAGTTGACGCCGTCGCGGTCGCCACGGCCTCGCAGGTGCTGGAAGCCCAGCGCCTCATCCCGCCGGGCGGGCTCGTGGCCGTTGACGAGGCGCAGTTTCTCGAGGGGCTCGTGCCGGTGGCCCAGCAGCTCCTGCTGGCCGGCTACTCGGTCGTGGTGGCGGGCCTCGACCTGGACTATCGCGGCATGCCGTTTGGCGATATGCCGGTGTTGCTGGCGCTTGCCGACGAAGTGGTCAAGCTCTCGGCCGTGTGCGTCAAGTGCGGGCGCGATGCCACCCGCACCCAGCGCCTCGTGGGCGGCGAGCCGGCCGGCCTCGGGGAGCTGGTGGTCATCGGCGGGGCGGACTCCTATGAACCGCGCTGCCTGGCCTGCTGGGTGAACCCTGCCGATGTGAAGGCTGGCCACGAGAAGCGGACGGCGGCAGGCCAGAACCCGGCGGGGAGCCTTCGCGGTCAGGTCACCCTGCCTGGCTGA